One part of the Arthrobacter tumbae genome encodes these proteins:
- a CDS encoding PH domain-containing protein, translating to MTGPVSDPVMLSASPEEWKRVHIISPLVRGWIAIAALIFFGGRDWFEGFLTGEPGGGFRGDAVGSLPLAIAIVVGVVLLIAGGFFLSWYYTRYQVTEEHVRVNSGVIFRQHRQARLDRVQAIDVVQPFLARLFGLAELKFDVADAGESAVRLSFLKLGEAQKLRATILARAAGVVMDPEHPQDIPEAPEREVLALTPARVLGAAALSGNTVAVVLGLIGVVVFAFILETGALLAAFVPILIGVVSGYWNVLNTGFNFRAAISPDGIRIRYGLLDTRTQTVPPGRVQAVGVVQSPLWRLKGWYKVTVNVAGYGASATGEAQARATLLPVGTLDEVLQVIALVLPDPGTDSPVEVFSAGLSGRDSDAGFITTPRRARLIAPLAWRRNGVAVTDTALLARSGAWWRQVAVVPHERTQSLALHQGPLARRFGVADLILHTTPGPVSPRVRQIPEAEAWRLFSEQAGRAADARRRSGPEQWMRPVPVQEPAEETGAATDAAVMPAPPSYLEDPHHERS from the coding sequence GTGACCGGCCCCGTATCTGACCCGGTGATGCTCTCCGCCTCTCCCGAAGAATGGAAGCGCGTCCACATCATCTCGCCGCTGGTCCGCGGCTGGATTGCCATTGCTGCGCTGATCTTTTTCGGCGGCCGCGACTGGTTCGAGGGATTCCTGACCGGAGAACCGGGAGGAGGCTTCCGGGGAGATGCCGTAGGCAGCCTGCCTCTTGCCATTGCTATCGTCGTCGGCGTCGTGCTGCTGATAGCGGGCGGGTTCTTCCTGTCCTGGTACTACACGCGCTACCAGGTGACCGAGGAGCACGTCCGGGTCAACTCGGGGGTGATCTTCCGCCAGCACCGGCAGGCGCGGCTGGACCGGGTGCAGGCCATCGACGTCGTCCAGCCGTTCCTTGCCCGGCTGTTCGGGCTCGCGGAGCTCAAGTTCGACGTGGCCGACGCCGGCGAATCAGCCGTACGGCTCTCCTTCCTGAAACTGGGCGAGGCGCAGAAACTGCGCGCAACCATTCTGGCGCGGGCGGCCGGCGTCGTCATGGATCCAGAGCACCCGCAGGACATTCCCGAGGCACCCGAACGGGAGGTCCTTGCCCTCACGCCCGCCCGCGTATTGGGCGCCGCGGCGCTGTCCGGGAACACCGTGGCGGTGGTGCTCGGCCTGATCGGTGTGGTGGTCTTTGCCTTCATCCTTGAGACCGGCGCGCTGCTGGCGGCTTTCGTTCCGATCCTCATCGGCGTGGTCAGCGGCTACTGGAACGTGTTGAACACGGGGTTCAACTTCCGTGCAGCCATTTCGCCGGACGGTATTCGCATCCGCTACGGCCTTCTGGACACCCGCACCCAGACGGTGCCGCCCGGGCGGGTGCAGGCAGTCGGCGTTGTGCAGTCGCCGCTGTGGCGCCTGAAGGGCTGGTACAAGGTCACCGTGAATGTGGCTGGCTACGGCGCGTCCGCCACCGGAGAGGCCCAGGCACGCGCCACTCTCCTTCCGGTGGGAACCCTTGATGAGGTTCTTCAGGTGATCGCGCTGGTGCTTCCTGATCCGGGAACGGACTCGCCCGTCGAGGTGTTCTCGGCAGGCCTGTCAGGCCGGGATTCCGACGCCGGATTCATCACCACCCCGCGGCGTGCTCGACTCATTGCTCCGCTCGCCTGGCGGCGCAACGGGGTGGCCGTTACCGACACCGCGCTGCTGGCCCGCTCGGGTGCGTGGTGGCGGCAGGTCGCCGTCGTACCCCATGAGCGCACGCAGTCCCTGGCCCTCCATCAGGGGCCCTTGGCGCGCCGCTTCGGGGTTGCGGACCTCATCCTGCACACCACTCCGGGCCCCGTATCCCCCCGCGTTCGCCAGATCCCTGAAGCGGAAGCCTGGCGGCTGTTCTCCGAACAGGCCGGACGGGCGGCCGACGCCCGCCGCCGCAGCGGTCCCGAGCAGTGGATGCGGCCCGTTCCGGTGCAGGAGCCGGCGGAGGAGACGGGTGCGGCTACCGATGCCGCCGTCATGCCGGCACCGCCCTCCTATCTGGAAGATCCACACCATGAGCGTTCCTGA
- the panC gene encoding pantoate--beta-alanine ligase, which yields MSPRVLTTTAELRAALIEQLAAAGPGPVSLGLVPTMGALHEGHAALARAARKENDVVVASIFVNPLQFGDPADLDRYPRTLEADVEILGDCGVDLVFVPSREEVYPGGEPLVRLSAGRLGEKLEGEFRPGHFDGMLTVVAKLLHLAWPAADAAYRAYFGQKDAQQLVLIRRMARDLSFSADIRAVPTVRSPDGLALSSRNRFLKAEESEAALVLSRALRLLAERAVRCEPLDLESAVALIESQPLVKLEYFEVVDPETLEPLAFNCRETPFAGEGLALVAARVGSVRLIDNQPLQADPAGTRG from the coding sequence ATGAGTCCCCGGGTTCTCACCACTACGGCAGAGCTGCGTGCCGCGCTCATCGAACAGCTGGCCGCTGCAGGTCCCGGCCCCGTCAGCCTGGGACTCGTTCCCACCATGGGCGCACTCCATGAGGGCCACGCCGCACTTGCCCGTGCAGCGCGGAAAGAGAACGACGTCGTTGTTGCCAGCATCTTCGTGAATCCCCTCCAGTTCGGTGACCCGGCAGACCTTGACCGGTACCCACGAACGCTGGAGGCCGACGTAGAGATCCTGGGGGACTGCGGCGTCGACCTGGTGTTCGTGCCTTCCCGGGAGGAGGTGTATCCGGGCGGCGAACCGCTGGTCCGGCTCTCCGCGGGACGCCTCGGCGAGAAGCTTGAGGGTGAATTCCGGCCGGGACACTTCGACGGAATGCTCACCGTCGTCGCCAAGCTGCTGCATCTGGCCTGGCCCGCCGCCGACGCTGCGTATCGTGCCTATTTCGGGCAAAAGGACGCACAGCAGTTGGTGCTGATCCGCCGGATGGCGCGCGATCTCAGCTTCTCGGCGGACATCCGTGCGGTACCTACCGTCCGGTCTCCCGACGGGCTCGCGCTCTCGAGCCGGAACCGGTTCCTCAAGGCGGAGGAGTCGGAGGCGGCCCTCGTCCTGTCCCGGGCGTTGCGCCTGCTGGCGGAGCGGGCTGTCCGCTGTGAACCGCTGGACCTGGAATCCGCCGTCGCACTGATCGAAAGCCAGCCGCTCGTGAAGCTGGAGTATTTCGAGGTGGTGGACCCGGAGACCCTGGAGCCGCTGGCCTTCAACTGCCGCGAGACTCCCTTCGCAGGGGAGGGGCTCGCGCTGGTCGCCGCACGGGTGGGCA
- a CDS encoding Rossmann-like and DUF2520 domain-containing protein, translated as MSVPEHPVRPGGPRRKPGRLGVGVIGAGRVGAVLGAALRAAEHAVVGVSAVSEASRERAENLLPGVPVLGIEQIVERAELVLLAVPDDALPDLVSGLAAVNAWQPGQLVAHTSGRYGTAVLEPARRLGAIPLALHPAMTFTGMSLDLTRLPDCTFGVTAPTAVLPVAQALVVEMGAEPVVIEEEDRVLYHAALAHASNHLVTLAAQSTQLLGSIGVERPDRMLGPLMRASLENALAAGEGALTGPVARGDTGTVAAHAAALAGAPDDISGAYGRLAAVTASRALERGLLTPEQVRAITDALAAPGKEGNE; from the coding sequence ATGAGCGTTCCTGAGCATCCGGTCCGTCCCGGAGGTCCGCGCCGGAAACCCGGGAGGCTCGGGGTCGGAGTGATCGGCGCCGGCAGGGTCGGTGCCGTCCTTGGTGCTGCGCTGCGCGCGGCTGAACACGCCGTCGTCGGAGTTTCCGCTGTTTCCGAAGCAAGCAGGGAGCGCGCCGAGAACCTCCTGCCCGGGGTCCCGGTGCTTGGGATCGAGCAGATCGTGGAACGGGCGGAGCTTGTCCTGCTGGCAGTGCCCGACGACGCCCTGCCGGACCTCGTCTCCGGCCTCGCCGCCGTGAATGCCTGGCAACCCGGGCAACTCGTCGCCCACACATCGGGCCGTTATGGAACGGCGGTCCTGGAGCCCGCGCGCAGGCTTGGCGCCATCCCGCTCGCGCTGCACCCGGCGATGACGTTCACCGGCATGAGCCTGGACCTCACGCGCCTGCCCGACTGCACCTTCGGCGTTACCGCGCCCACCGCCGTCCTTCCCGTGGCGCAGGCACTGGTGGTGGAGATGGGCGCCGAGCCCGTTGTCATCGAGGAGGAGGACCGCGTCCTTTACCACGCGGCGCTTGCGCACGCATCCAATCACCTGGTCACCCTCGCCGCGCAGTCAACCCAACTGCTCGGCAGCATCGGTGTGGAGCGGCCGGACCGGATGCTCGGGCCGCTGATGCGTGCCTCACTTGAGAACGCGCTCGCTGCAGGTGAGGGTGCGCTGACGGGACCGGTTGCCCGAGGTGACACCGGAACGGTCGCGGCCCACGCGGCTGCCCTCGCCGGCGCGCCGGACGACATCTCCGGTGCCTACGGCCGGCTGGCCGCGGTGACCGCCTCGCGCGCACTTGAGCGCGGTCTCCTGACGCCGGAACAGGTACGCGCAATCACGGACGCGCTCGCGGCGCCCGGAAAGGAAGGAAACGAATGA